The following proteins are encoded in a genomic region of Burkholderia stabilis:
- a CDS encoding glycoside hydrolase family 2 protein — MTSKERRKFLSYSAALVGTGWLAGCNGDIDSPLPGTPGGDGPATVTPTLPGVPGDPEHSLLATQELSEHWAFAPASSLSGAGGAQLSSGAGVTGMVPATVPGTVLNSMIVNGKYPDPFYGRIVTDTIPDTLKDTDYWYRTTFAAPARQPGQRLWLNFDGVNYCAEIWLNGALVGRLEGAFKQGSFDITRLAPQAGGTANLAVRVVKLDFSEGPLLPSYKSGVTRGGRNGGPTGVTLTNGPTFFCSAGWDWLPTIPDRNLGIWQPVSWCTTGAVRIAAINVAHTLSADLSRAELRLDLELDNGAGVDLVATVVGTIGNGAPFRHDIAIPASSTTLKVSLTSSDIAALSITQPRLWWPNGYGEPNLYAVTVGVEVARKLSDQRALNIGLRRIDYARDIGLGSQLSITVNGLPILVMGGNWGLDEALKRIPRERLFNQVRLHRDANLNLIRNWNGQSTSGDFFDACDRYGILVWQDFFFSTEGNGAGPANVPRDLDNIRDVIARNRYRPSILLWCGGNEGSPPAAVVKGLDALVAELDPQRLCLTSSAGDTGAGAVNGYSSGGPYNWASPQAAFGRGYGTTQVAFHNEVGSHSIPTLEFVEAMLPAGSYECPDDFWADRDMNGNGAGYWQYGISDSGGAGYIAMTALRYGAIRNLADFVRKAQMMNYECIRSIYEANAAVMIGPVAGKITSPATGVIMWMTNPAQPSFVWQMYSHDLEEHASFFAVRHGCRRVNAILDAQTADVTIANHTAAAVTGRVEMHVYNLDGTLSSRTTADVGGVAKASYRVVANLASAMAAAKSDVCIVSLALADAGGNPLAENIYWRQRDGGDTAYTSLDTMPGAAVSVSATSTEADGTTTRITVDVANIGAAVALMTHLQVFDPSTGARVLPAFYSDNYLNLVPGAKRQITIDLPHASGAPMSRVALRIDGWRLDRPNCKLGLGGVPVVFNERALAVDQATPTFATC; from the coding sequence ATGACGTCGAAAGAACGCCGGAAATTCCTGTCGTACAGCGCCGCACTGGTCGGCACGGGCTGGCTCGCGGGCTGCAATGGCGACATCGATTCGCCGTTGCCCGGCACACCGGGCGGCGACGGTCCCGCGACGGTCACGCCCACCTTGCCCGGCGTGCCGGGCGACCCGGAACACAGCCTGCTCGCCACGCAGGAACTGTCGGAACACTGGGCGTTCGCGCCTGCGAGCAGCCTGTCCGGCGCCGGCGGCGCGCAACTGTCGAGCGGGGCCGGCGTCACGGGCATGGTGCCGGCGACGGTGCCCGGCACCGTGCTGAACAGCATGATCGTCAACGGCAAGTATCCCGATCCGTTTTACGGCCGCATCGTCACGGACACCATTCCCGATACGTTGAAGGACACCGACTACTGGTATCGCACGACGTTCGCGGCGCCGGCCCGGCAGCCGGGGCAGCGGCTGTGGCTGAATTTCGACGGCGTCAACTATTGCGCGGAGATCTGGCTGAACGGCGCGCTCGTCGGCCGGCTCGAAGGCGCATTCAAGCAAGGTTCGTTCGACATCACGCGGCTCGCGCCGCAGGCGGGCGGCACGGCCAATCTCGCGGTGCGCGTCGTCAAGCTGGATTTCTCGGAAGGGCCGCTGCTGCCGAGCTACAAGAGCGGCGTCACGCGCGGCGGGCGCAACGGCGGCCCGACCGGCGTCACGCTGACGAACGGGCCGACGTTCTTCTGTTCGGCCGGCTGGGACTGGCTGCCGACGATCCCCGACCGCAATCTGGGTATCTGGCAGCCGGTGTCGTGGTGCACGACCGGCGCCGTGCGCATCGCGGCGATCAACGTCGCGCACACGCTGTCGGCCGATCTTTCGCGGGCGGAGCTGCGGCTCGATCTCGAACTGGACAACGGCGCCGGCGTGGACCTCGTCGCGACCGTCGTCGGCACGATCGGCAACGGCGCGCCGTTCCGCCACGACATCGCGATTCCCGCGTCGAGTACGACGCTGAAGGTGTCGCTCACGTCGTCGGACATCGCGGCGCTGTCGATCACGCAGCCGCGTCTGTGGTGGCCGAACGGGTACGGCGAGCCGAATCTCTACGCGGTGACGGTCGGCGTCGAAGTGGCGCGCAAGCTGTCGGACCAGCGTGCGCTGAACATCGGCCTGCGCCGCATCGACTATGCGCGCGATATCGGGCTCGGCTCGCAGTTGAGCATCACGGTCAACGGTTTGCCGATCCTCGTGATGGGCGGCAACTGGGGGCTCGACGAAGCGCTGAAGCGCATTCCGCGCGAACGGCTGTTCAACCAGGTGCGGCTCCATCGCGACGCGAACCTGAACCTGATCCGCAACTGGAACGGGCAGAGCACGAGCGGCGATTTCTTCGATGCGTGCGATCGCTACGGGATACTCGTGTGGCAGGACTTCTTCTTCTCGACCGAAGGAAACGGCGCCGGGCCCGCGAACGTGCCGCGCGACCTCGACAACATTCGCGACGTCATCGCGCGCAACCGTTACCGTCCGTCGATCCTGCTCTGGTGCGGCGGCAACGAAGGCTCGCCGCCGGCGGCGGTCGTCAAGGGGCTCGACGCGCTCGTCGCCGAGCTGGACCCGCAGCGCCTGTGCCTGACGAGTTCGGCGGGCGATACCGGCGCCGGCGCGGTGAACGGCTATTCGTCCGGCGGCCCGTACAACTGGGCGTCGCCGCAGGCCGCGTTCGGCCGCGGCTACGGCACGACGCAGGTCGCTTTCCACAACGAAGTCGGCTCGCATTCGATCCCGACGCTCGAATTCGTCGAAGCGATGCTGCCGGCCGGTTCATATGAATGCCCCGACGACTTCTGGGCCGATCGCGACATGAACGGCAACGGCGCGGGGTACTGGCAATACGGGATTTCGGACAGCGGCGGCGCCGGCTACATCGCGATGACGGCGCTGCGCTACGGGGCGATCCGCAATCTCGCGGACTTCGTGCGCAAGGCGCAGATGATGAACTACGAATGCATTCGCTCGATCTACGAGGCGAATGCGGCCGTGATGATCGGCCCGGTCGCCGGGAAGATCACGTCGCCGGCCACCGGCGTGATCATGTGGATGACGAACCCCGCACAACCGAGCTTCGTGTGGCAGATGTACAGCCACGATCTCGAGGAGCACGCGTCGTTCTTCGCGGTGCGGCACGGGTGCCGCCGCGTCAATGCGATCCTCGATGCGCAAACTGCCGACGTGACGATCGCCAATCACACGGCGGCGGCCGTCACCGGCCGCGTCGAGATGCACGTGTACAACCTCGACGGCACGCTGAGCAGCCGGACCACCGCGGATGTCGGCGGCGTCGCGAAGGCGTCGTATCGCGTGGTGGCGAATCTGGCGTCTGCCATGGCCGCCGCGAAGTCCGACGTGTGCATTGTGTCGCTCGCGCTGGCCGATGCGGGCGGCAATCCGCTCGCGGAGAACATCTACTGGCGGCAGCGTGACGGCGGCGATACCGCCTACACGTCGCTCGACACGATGCCGGGTGCGGCCGTTTCCGTCAGCGCGACGTCGACCGAGGCCGACGGCACGACGACGCGCATCACGGTCGACGTCGCCAACATCGGCGCCGCAGTCGCGCTGATGACGCACCTGCAGGTATTCGATCCGTCGACCGGCGCGCGCGTGCTGCCCGCGTTCTACAGCGACAACTACCTGAACCTGGTTCCGGGCGCGAAGCGGCAGATCACGATCGACCTGCCGCATGCAAGCGGCGCGCCGATGTCGCGCGTCGCGCTGCGTATCGACGGGTGGCGGCTCGATCGTCCGAACTGCAAGCTGGGGCTCGGCGGCGTGCCGGTCGTTTTCAACGAGCGTGCGCTGGCGGTCGATCAGGCAACACCGACGTTCGCGACCTGCTGA
- a CDS encoding GH92 family glycosyl hydrolase, with the protein MQLTQFVNPLIGTQVNSDSGYAGNVSPGAMVPFGMVNFGPNTPRYNFNGSGGYLSSGGSGGTIDFFSVTHLSGVGCPGQGTVAMLPSDAAKAVASGGRPTGVAYNYADETAQPGYYKVRLANGIVTELSATARSGVARFTYTDKDKGFFSIDAKLNGNSDSGSTKVTANNVALALASDGKSMSGQAVAPAFCTPYGTVWNAPVYFYATFDKPLRKQAGTSSVNTASNGAATLQFDLTDADRTVTVKVGISSVSVGNAQANLKAEGEKLAFDDARANATGLWNDRLNTIQIDQAANPAALNATQKANLTKFYTALYHVFGTPTLYSDTNGEFRSMRQPRNANGGFPTSVDQTGAIPSRATAKVGDYAFRRADGSQGGAGNHYTGFSLWDTYRSQTQLLALLAPKETSDMMQSLVVDGLQCGAFPHWVDGSDDSTPMAGDNALNVIAGAYKFGATDFDLVSAARLTKQSVFDPSSACNDRASAPGLPNFLTAHYLSQGDDGHSSSATIERVLSDRSAAAFLQALPASVLNAPSVGVTPDNIGTLYTRASWWRNIFDYTNQVIAARNAPPAGSAPGTLGTLVQGSFHESTEPNYFWTFAQDWSALIDAIGGKQAAVARLNRLFAITTPFSTVPGSGDLNGGESSDTLYIGNEPSFQSPWGYNWAGQPSGAQYVLPIIMSKAFTTDRDGLPGNDDMGATSSWYVWAALGMFPVIPSEAGLALSTPQFSGITVWFGNGKTLRLESDKQVAMDDSGHPSFAYIQSLKVNGADYAGSWLPLGTIANGGTMNYALSAAPTQWAAADNLTPPSGPNADYTRMTAGVSPTATRLRQAGVR; encoded by the coding sequence ATGCAGTTGACGCAATTCGTCAACCCGCTCATCGGCACGCAGGTCAATTCGGATTCCGGCTACGCGGGCAACGTGAGCCCGGGCGCAATGGTGCCGTTCGGCATGGTGAACTTCGGGCCGAACACGCCGCGCTACAACTTCAACGGATCGGGCGGTTACCTGTCGTCGGGCGGGTCGGGCGGCACGATCGACTTCTTCAGCGTGACCCACCTGAGCGGCGTCGGCTGCCCGGGGCAGGGCACGGTCGCGATGCTGCCGAGCGACGCGGCGAAGGCGGTCGCGTCGGGCGGCAGGCCGACCGGCGTCGCGTACAACTATGCGGATGAAACGGCCCAACCCGGGTACTACAAGGTCCGCCTCGCGAACGGCATCGTCACGGAGCTGAGCGCGACGGCCCGCTCCGGCGTGGCGCGCTTCACGTACACGGACAAGGACAAGGGCTTTTTCTCGATCGATGCGAAGCTGAACGGCAACAGCGATTCGGGCAGCACGAAGGTCACCGCGAACAACGTCGCGCTGGCGCTCGCGAGCGACGGCAAGTCGATGAGCGGGCAGGCCGTGGCGCCTGCGTTCTGCACGCCGTACGGCACGGTGTGGAACGCGCCCGTGTATTTCTACGCGACCTTCGACAAGCCGCTGCGCAAGCAGGCGGGCACGTCGTCGGTGAATACCGCCAGCAACGGCGCGGCGACGCTGCAGTTCGACCTGACCGATGCGGACAGGACCGTGACCGTGAAAGTCGGGATTTCCTCCGTCAGCGTCGGGAACGCGCAGGCCAACCTGAAAGCCGAGGGCGAGAAACTCGCGTTCGACGATGCGCGCGCAAACGCGACCGGCCTGTGGAACGACCGGCTCAACACGATCCAGATCGACCAGGCGGCGAATCCCGCCGCGCTGAACGCGACGCAGAAGGCGAACCTCACGAAGTTCTATACCGCGCTTTATCACGTGTTCGGCACACCGACGCTCTACAGCGACACGAACGGCGAATTCCGCAGCATGCGCCAGCCGAGGAACGCGAACGGCGGCTTTCCGACATCGGTCGACCAGACCGGCGCCATTCCGTCGCGCGCGACGGCGAAGGTCGGCGACTACGCGTTCCGCCGCGCCGACGGTTCGCAGGGCGGCGCCGGCAATCACTACACGGGCTTCTCGCTGTGGGATACGTACCGGTCGCAGACGCAGCTGCTGGCGCTGCTCGCGCCGAAGGAAACCAGCGACATGATGCAATCGCTCGTCGTCGACGGGCTTCAATGCGGCGCATTCCCGCACTGGGTCGACGGCAGCGACGATTCGACGCCGATGGCGGGCGACAACGCGCTGAACGTGATTGCGGGCGCCTACAAGTTCGGCGCGACCGATTTCGATCTGGTGTCGGCCGCGCGCCTGACGAAGCAGTCCGTGTTCGATCCGTCGAGCGCATGCAACGACCGCGCGAGCGCGCCGGGGCTCCCCAATTTCCTGACCGCCCACTACCTGTCGCAGGGCGATGACGGTCACTCGTCGTCCGCGACGATCGAGCGCGTGCTGAGTGACCGTTCGGCGGCCGCATTCCTGCAGGCGCTGCCGGCCAGCGTGCTGAACGCGCCGTCGGTCGGCGTGACGCCCGACAACATCGGCACGCTGTACACACGGGCGTCCTGGTGGCGCAACATCTTCGACTACACGAACCAGGTGATCGCCGCGCGCAATGCACCGCCGGCCGGTTCGGCGCCCGGTACGCTGGGCACGCTCGTGCAGGGTTCGTTCCACGAATCGACGGAGCCGAACTACTTCTGGACCTTCGCGCAGGACTGGTCCGCGCTGATCGACGCGATCGGCGGCAAGCAGGCGGCCGTCGCGCGGCTGAACAGGCTGTTCGCGATCACCACGCCGTTCTCGACCGTTCCGGGTTCCGGCGACCTGAACGGCGGCGAGTCTTCCGACACCCTGTACATCGGCAACGAGCCGTCGTTCCAGTCGCCGTGGGGCTACAACTGGGCCGGCCAGCCGAGCGGCGCACAGTACGTTCTCCCGATCATCATGTCGAAGGCGTTCACGACCGACCGCGACGGGCTGCCGGGCAACGACGACATGGGCGCGACGTCGAGCTGGTACGTGTGGGCGGCGCTCGGCATGTTCCCGGTGATTCCGTCGGAAGCGGGGCTCGCGTTGTCCACGCCGCAGTTCAGCGGGATCACGGTTTGGTTCGGCAACGGCAAGACGCTGCGGCTCGAAAGCGACAAGCAGGTCGCGATGGACGACTCGGGCCATCCTTCGTTTGCGTATATCCAGTCGCTGAAGGTCAACGGTGCGGATTACGCGGGTTCATGGCTGCCGCTCGGCACGATCGCCAACGGCGGGACGATGAACTACGCGCTGTCCGCTGCGCCGACGCAATGGGCCGCCGCCGACAACCTGACGCCGCCTTCCGGGCCGAACGCCGACTACACGCGGATGACGGCCGGCGTCTCGCCAACCGCGACGCGCCTGCGCCAGGCCGGCGTGCGATGA
- a CDS encoding DUF1266 domain-containing protein, giving the protein MLKLLIGAAVLWLVWYVWRSFRIAARMVREVDADQAAGAESAVPVRPTAAVSLARTLADQAPPNRRRWALALADILLIRNGLRTDCDDLVHALPDTQREQLARQLRRELDLPADLPEWQIVQRVPAILAGWIRGVGRSHEGFYEQLAAQGRVRDALAFDCARTAFLVRCIALLGWASEQQAWVVLLLNAQRAQDSFDSWEDFGLAYARARKHWLRGSGQDGPASSRATQEVREHLRNPSGNWLSLPWKRYRIFDPQPVSS; this is encoded by the coding sequence ATGCTGAAGCTGCTGATCGGCGCGGCCGTGCTGTGGCTCGTGTGGTACGTGTGGCGTTCGTTCCGGATCGCCGCGCGAATGGTGCGTGAAGTCGATGCCGACCAGGCCGCGGGGGCCGAAAGCGCGGTGCCGGTGCGGCCGACCGCGGCGGTATCGCTTGCGCGCACGCTCGCCGACCAGGCGCCGCCGAATCGCCGCCGCTGGGCGCTCGCGCTCGCCGACATCCTGCTGATCCGCAACGGGCTGCGCACCGATTGCGACGACCTCGTCCATGCGCTGCCCGACACGCAGCGCGAACAGCTCGCCCGCCAGTTGCGCCGCGAACTCGACCTGCCGGCCGATCTCCCCGAGTGGCAGATCGTGCAGCGCGTACCGGCGATTCTCGCGGGCTGGATACGCGGCGTCGGCCGCTCGCACGAAGGTTTCTACGAGCAGCTCGCCGCGCAAGGCCGCGTGCGCGACGCACTGGCGTTCGATTGCGCACGCACCGCGTTTCTCGTGCGCTGCATCGCGCTGCTCGGCTGGGCGTCCGAACAACAGGCGTGGGTCGTGCTGCTGCTCAATGCGCAGCGCGCACAGGACAGCTTCGACAGCTGGGAAGACTTCGGGCTCGCGTACGCGCGTGCGCGCAAGCACTGGCTGCGCGGCAGCGGCCAGGACGGCCCCGCGTCGTCGCGCGCCACGCAGGAAGTGCGCGAGCACCTGCGCAATCCGTCCGGAAACTGGCTTTCGCTGCCGTGGAAGCGCTACCGCATCTTCGATCCCCAACCCGTTTCGTCATGA
- a CDS encoding DUF4034 domain-containing protein, translating into MSSAPADLIPPAKSPWFICDVDALLRAGDYAALDTQLDAALANSFADRTAEALYVDALPADVQPCIEAGAEGLARLRAWQAANPCSAHAWLCEAHYWHHWAYQYRGSGWAETVTEAGWICAHACAALTIVAALRALVLAPTMWSAPKVIFTSVSSFDEPEWLTQLVQQRRWPVTELHLNVGADDEATRAELPGMLARSGLNPDVPVACPAEFPEALPGPVQGKKLRKGKWYWMEATLHIHPNQFFSMRTFIWYMQPRWGGSHDHVRAFVDSDACAHLDAVEKDRLRHEIWRDEYYGETLEQDDDSEDARRAMADTLARAEAAMHPYHRWETLYWLAHAHYMRDESAQGYARLQEAERHHPVNDNAAMAVAIRLMLDADPQGSWLTGAIERASDARTCTAAMILRGYGHRAGAFGFARDDARGAAWLEAARVNEPASLAWNQLAYALCSGGRRAEESFAICQLGYEAGGDSCEYLLGRFYEDGMHVETDLYKAAHYYRQAMDDGGNMGAYKLGYMYHYIGKASKDEAERQRMKIEAVEAARKAHEMGHTDGLECFLMFIGDLDDIPSRHRYIGELRRHAEGGHPAAMAALSGFLCDSRDKSLYNYRESVRWIMGAQAVAPDDEYVVNMTRSHHEDGMVGKLLYKLHRKQIKAHEIPGADNAMV; encoded by the coding sequence ATGTCCTCCGCTCCCGCCGACCTGATTCCGCCCGCGAAGTCCCCGTGGTTCATCTGCGACGTCGACGCGCTGCTGCGCGCGGGCGACTATGCCGCGCTCGACACGCAACTCGATGCCGCGCTCGCCAACAGCTTCGCCGACCGCACCGCGGAAGCGCTGTACGTCGACGCACTGCCGGCCGACGTGCAGCCCTGCATCGAAGCCGGCGCCGAAGGGCTCGCGCGCCTGCGCGCATGGCAGGCCGCGAACCCGTGCTCCGCGCACGCATGGCTGTGCGAAGCGCATTACTGGCACCACTGGGCTTACCAATACCGTGGCTCCGGCTGGGCCGAGACGGTTACCGAAGCCGGCTGGATCTGCGCGCACGCGTGCGCGGCGCTGACGATCGTCGCGGCGCTGCGCGCGCTGGTGCTCGCGCCGACGATGTGGAGCGCGCCGAAGGTGATCTTCACGAGCGTGTCGTCGTTCGACGAGCCGGAGTGGCTGACGCAGCTCGTGCAGCAGCGCCGCTGGCCCGTGACCGAGCTGCACCTGAACGTCGGCGCCGACGACGAGGCCACGCGCGCGGAACTGCCGGGCATGCTCGCGCGTTCGGGGTTGAACCCGGACGTGCCCGTCGCCTGCCCGGCCGAATTTCCGGAAGCGCTGCCCGGCCCCGTGCAGGGCAAGAAGCTGCGCAAGGGCAAGTGGTACTGGATGGAAGCGACGCTGCACATCCACCCGAACCAGTTCTTCTCGATGCGCACGTTCATCTGGTACATGCAGCCGCGCTGGGGCGGCTCGCACGATCACGTCCGCGCGTTCGTCGATTCCGATGCGTGCGCGCACCTCGACGCAGTCGAGAAGGACCGTCTGCGCCACGAGATCTGGCGCGACGAATACTACGGCGAGACGCTGGAGCAGGACGACGACTCCGAAGACGCACGGCGCGCAATGGCCGACACGCTGGCACGGGCCGAAGCGGCGATGCATCCGTATCATCGCTGGGAAACGCTGTACTGGCTGGCCCACGCGCACTACATGCGCGATGAATCCGCGCAAGGTTATGCGCGCCTGCAGGAGGCCGAGCGCCATCATCCGGTCAACGACAACGCTGCGATGGCGGTCGCGATACGACTGATGCTCGACGCCGATCCGCAAGGAAGCTGGCTCACCGGCGCGATCGAACGGGCGTCCGACGCCCGCACGTGTACGGCCGCCATGATCCTGCGCGGCTACGGCCATCGCGCAGGCGCATTCGGCTTCGCCCGCGACGATGCGCGCGGCGCAGCCTGGCTGGAGGCCGCGCGTGTCAACGAGCCGGCGTCGCTCGCGTGGAACCAGCTCGCGTACGCGCTGTGCAGCGGAGGCCGGCGCGCCGAGGAATCCTTCGCGATCTGCCAGCTCGGCTACGAGGCCGGCGGCGACTCGTGCGAGTACCTGCTCGGGCGCTTCTACGAGGATGGCATGCACGTCGAGACCGATCTGTACAAGGCCGCGCACTACTACCGCCAGGCGATGGATGACGGCGGCAACATGGGCGCTTACAAGCTCGGCTACATGTATCACTACATCGGCAAGGCCAGCAAGGACGAAGCCGAACGCCAGCGCATGAAGATCGAGGCCGTCGAGGCGGCGCGCAAAGCGCACGAGATGGGGCACACCGACGGTCTCGAATGCTTTCTGATGTTCATCGGCGATCTCGACGACATTCCGTCCCGCCATCGCTACATCGGCGAACTGCGTCGGCATGCGGAAGGCGGGCATCCGGCGGCGATGGCCGCGCTGTCGGGTTTCCTCTGTGACAGCCGCGACAAGTCGCTCTACAACTACCGCGAAAGCGTGCGCTGGATCATGGGCGCACAGGCCGTCGCGCCCGACGACGAGTACGTGGTCAACATGACGCGCTCGCACCACGAGGACGGCATGGTCGGCAAGCTGCTGTACAAGCTGCACCGCAAGCAGATCAAGGCGCACGAAATCCCCGGCGCCGACAACGCGATGGTCTGA
- a CDS encoding alpha/beta fold hydrolase, translated as MNAEFDDDELVRFDAHGGTPLPAADTEGWLEHDGARIWHASFGQGAPVVLLHGGLGHAGNWGNQVPALLAAGYRAILIDSRGHGRSTRDDQPYSYERMASDVLAVLDALHVERARFVGWSDGACIALVLAARAPARAAGVFFFACNMDPGGTKEIAPSPLLDRCFARHRKDYAQRSATPDQFDAFVAAVSEMMRTQPNYTERDLAAIAVPVTIVLGEHDEFIRPEHAAYLARTIPGATLTILPGVSHFAPLQRPARFNAAVLAFLDRLPG; from the coding sequence ATGAATGCGGAATTCGACGACGATGAACTCGTCCGCTTCGACGCGCACGGCGGCACGCCGCTGCCGGCGGCCGACACCGAAGGGTGGCTGGAACACGACGGCGCGCGCATCTGGCACGCGTCGTTCGGCCAGGGCGCGCCGGTCGTGCTGCTGCACGGCGGCCTCGGCCACGCCGGCAACTGGGGCAACCAGGTGCCGGCACTGCTCGCGGCCGGCTACCGCGCGATCCTGATCGACAGCCGCGGCCACGGCCGCAGCACGCGCGACGATCAACCCTATTCCTACGAACGCATGGCGTCGGACGTGCTCGCGGTGCTCGATGCGCTGCACGTCGAGCGCGCGCGCTTCGTCGGCTGGAGCGACGGCGCGTGCATCGCGCTCGTGCTGGCCGCCCGTGCGCCGGCGCGTGCGGCCGGCGTGTTTTTCTTCGCCTGCAACATGGACCCGGGCGGCACGAAGGAAATCGCGCCGAGCCCGTTGCTCGACCGCTGCTTCGCGCGACACCGGAAGGACTACGCGCAGCGCTCGGCAACGCCGGACCAGTTCGACGCGTTCGTCGCGGCCGTCAGTGAAATGATGCGCACGCAACCGAATTACACCGAGCGCGATCTCGCGGCGATCGCCGTGCCGGTGACGATCGTGCTGGGCGAGCACGACGAATTCATCCGGCCCGAACATGCGGCGTATCTGGCGCGCACGATTCCGGGCGCGACCCTGACGATCCTGCCCGGCGTGAGCCATTTCGCGCCGCTGCAGCGGCCCGCGCGATTCAACGCGGCGGTGCTGGCCTTTCTCGACCGGCTGCCGGGCTGA
- a CDS encoding beta-propeller fold lactonase family protein — MHSNPFRQRSARLLAALTLATTAVAVHAADWIVSGNDGKYQRVEGRDTFPASPPADTLTLLDASTFPPKVALQVDVENGIQGPPQAVAITPDAKLALVGAPTRYDTAAKQLVYDTFLQVVKLDAAPPTITRIELGTHPQGIAIDRAGRLALVANVDGSVSILRIDGAQVTLDGNLKIGKKRLAGISFTHDGKHALVSLRDEQGVAVLNVDDGKVTDSGTRLSTGVAPYTIDVSSDNRWAVVSNVGLAGLPGYTGTLAGDADSIALIDVSHVPFRTVQYLTVPSLPEGVAISPNGKWIAVQAMDGSNLTPDNPGRHKIGKVLLFEIRDGQAVKTSEVPGGEAAQGIVFTADSRHVIVQFNVERQLALYAVEGGKLRDTGKRIALTGGPSSLRTLPR; from the coding sequence ATGCATTCGAATCCTTTCCGCCAGCGCAGCGCGCGCCTGCTCGCCGCGCTGACCCTCGCCACGACGGCCGTTGCCGTGCACGCCGCCGACTGGATCGTGTCCGGCAACGACGGCAAGTACCAGCGCGTCGAGGGCCGCGACACCTTCCCGGCCTCGCCGCCCGCCGACACGCTGACGCTGCTCGACGCCAGCACGTTCCCGCCGAAAGTCGCGCTGCAGGTCGACGTCGAGAACGGCATCCAGGGGCCGCCGCAGGCCGTCGCGATCACACCCGACGCGAAGCTCGCGCTCGTCGGCGCGCCGACGCGTTACGACACGGCCGCGAAGCAGCTCGTGTACGACACGTTCCTGCAGGTCGTGAAGCTCGACGCGGCACCGCCTACGATCACGCGCATCGAGCTCGGCACGCATCCGCAGGGGATCGCGATCGATCGTGCGGGCCGGCTCGCACTCGTCGCGAACGTCGACGGCAGCGTATCGATCCTGCGCATCGACGGTGCGCAGGTGACGCTCGACGGCAACCTGAAGATCGGCAAGAAGCGGCTGGCGGGGATCAGCTTCACGCACGACGGCAAGCATGCGCTCGTGTCGCTGCGCGACGAGCAGGGTGTCGCGGTGCTGAACGTCGACGACGGCAAGGTGACCGACAGCGGCACGCGCCTGAGCACGGGCGTCGCGCCCTATACGATCGACGTGTCGAGCGACAACCGCTGGGCCGTCGTCAGCAACGTCGGGCTCGCGGGGCTGCCGGGCTATACGGGCACGCTCGCGGGCGACGCCGATTCGATCGCGCTGATCGACGTGTCGCACGTGCCGTTCCGCACGGTCCAGTATCTGACGGTGCCGTCGCTGCCGGAAGGCGTCGCGATTTCGCCGAATGGCAAGTGGATCGCCGTGCAGGCGATGGACGGCTCGAACCTGACGCCCGACAATCCGGGCCGCCACAAGATCGGCAAGGTGCTGCTGTTCGAGATCCGCGACGGCCAGGCCGTGAAGACCAGCGAGGTGCCCGGCGGCGAAGCCGCGCAGGGCATCGTGTTTACCGCCGACAGCCGGCACGTGATCGTGCAGTTCAACGTCGAGCGGCAGCTTGCGCTGTATGCGGTGGAAGGCGGCAAGCTGCGCGATACGGGCAAGCGCATCGCGCTGACGGGCGGGCCGTCTTCGTTGCGGACGCTGCCGCGCTGA